In Herbaspirillum seropedicae, a single window of DNA contains:
- a CDS encoding response regulator transcription factor — protein MISTTFDRHVVLIVDDMPDNLAMLSDALDDSGHIVLVATDGLSALERLDHITPDLILLDAMMPGIDGFETCRRIKQVRRVAHVPVVFMTGLSETEHVVRGFEVGGIDYVTKPIRPQEVVARIGAHIRTARMMVQARGALEHAAHAVIVLGGNGLPMWLTSKASQWLEKYYGPAAPASHKLPAALQVWLNEQLVRQRQGESLDQVAPLIVRQPQGELHITLSGPGQGHGVSLVLEEKPTGAAARPEDGATLPPTLEGCRLTPRESDVLLWLGKGKTNRDIADILGMSPRTVNKHLEHIFVKLGVETRSAAAVLARASTL, from the coding sequence ATGATCTCAACGACGTTCGATAGACACGTGGTCCTGATCGTCGATGACATGCCCGACAACCTGGCCATGTTGTCCGACGCCCTCGACGACAGCGGCCATATCGTGCTGGTGGCCACCGATGGCCTGAGCGCGCTGGAACGGCTGGACCACATCACCCCCGACCTGATCCTGCTGGACGCGATGATGCCTGGCATCGACGGCTTCGAGACCTGTCGCCGCATCAAGCAGGTCAGGCGCGTGGCGCATGTGCCGGTGGTGTTCATGACCGGCCTGTCGGAGACCGAGCATGTGGTCAGGGGCTTCGAGGTGGGCGGCATCGATTACGTCACCAAGCCCATCCGGCCGCAGGAAGTGGTGGCCCGCATCGGCGCGCACATCCGCACGGCGCGCATGATGGTGCAAGCCCGGGGTGCGCTGGAACATGCGGCCCATGCGGTGATCGTGCTGGGGGGCAATGGCCTGCCGATGTGGCTGACCAGCAAGGCCTCGCAATGGCTGGAAAAGTACTACGGCCCGGCCGCCCCGGCCAGCCACAAGCTGCCCGCCGCGCTGCAGGTCTGGCTCAACGAACAACTGGTGCGCCAGCGCCAGGGCGAGAGTCTGGACCAGGTCGCGCCGCTGATCGTGCGTCAGCCACAGGGAGAATTGCACATCACCCTGTCCGGCCCCGGCCAGGGACACGGGGTCAGCCTGGTGCTGGAAGAAAAACCGACCGGCGCAGCGGCTCGCCCGGAAGACGGTGCGACCCTGCCCCCCACGCTGGAAGGCTGCCGCCTGACCCCGCGCGAGAGTGATGTGCTGCTATGGCTGGGCAAGGGCAAGACCAACCGCGATATCGCCGACATCCTCGGCATGAGCCCGCGCACGGTCAACAAGCACCTGGAGCACATCTTCGTCAAGCTGGGCGTGGAGACGCGCTCGGCGGCAGCGGTGCTGGCCCGGGCCAGCACGCTCTAG
- a CDS encoding FAD-dependent oxidoreductase produces the protein MQTLEEQSRQGFVIICGAGVAGLAAAWWMQRAGWRVLVVEQAEELRDGGHMMGLSGPGLATVRRMDLVARLGERAYPDMGQHIYRDRRGREILRINYREALAGIEWLTLRRGVLVQELRAALPTRDIAWRFGVTVQEALNQASSVRVSLSDGSCHEADLLIAADGVHSSLRRRHFAADANCLHPLGYRYASYEVQDHLLLGQDFLSYAEPGIQTEYYGLCDGRLAALHVWRSREAGFVPPAQRHSLLRTCTARSFTGVRATLEAVENPQEIVIDDLALVELPSWRQGRILLLGDAAHSLSLISGQGAGVALASASILAEELERAAAGGVAPSSSALESALARHDQRLRPTILRLQHRSRKLAPMYVPSSRVGFALRNLVLRTMPDVLLKKYFASGLKSEAQALAALA, from the coding sequence ATGCAAACGCTTGAAGAACAATCCCGCCAGGGTTTCGTCATCATCTGTGGCGCTGGCGTAGCGGGCCTGGCCGCGGCCTGGTGGATGCAGCGTGCGGGCTGGCGCGTGCTGGTGGTGGAACAGGCTGAGGAGCTGCGCGACGGCGGCCATATGATGGGCCTGTCCGGCCCGGGGCTGGCCACGGTACGCCGCATGGACCTGGTGGCACGCCTGGGTGAGCGCGCCTATCCCGACATGGGCCAGCATATCTATCGTGACCGGCGTGGTCGCGAGATCTTGCGCATCAACTACCGCGAGGCGCTGGCGGGTATCGAGTGGCTCACGCTAAGGCGCGGCGTGCTGGTGCAGGAACTGCGTGCCGCGCTCCCGACGCGGGACATTGCATGGCGTTTTGGTGTGACCGTGCAAGAGGCGCTCAACCAGGCCAGCAGTGTGCGCGTGAGCCTGAGCGACGGTTCTTGCCATGAGGCCGATCTGCTCATCGCCGCCGATGGCGTCCATTCGTCGCTGCGTCGCCGTCACTTCGCTGCCGACGCCAACTGTCTCCATCCCCTGGGTTACCGCTACGCCAGCTATGAGGTGCAGGACCACCTGTTGCTGGGGCAGGACTTTCTTTCCTATGCCGAACCCGGTATCCAGACCGAATACTATGGCCTGTGCGATGGTCGGCTCGCGGCGTTGCATGTCTGGCGCAGCCGCGAGGCGGGTTTCGTCCCGCCGGCGCAACGCCATTCACTGCTGCGCACTTGCACTGCCAGGAGCTTCACCGGCGTGCGCGCCACCTTGGAAGCGGTGGAGAACCCGCAGGAGATCGTCATCGACGACCTGGCGCTGGTGGAATTGCCCTCCTGGCGGCAAGGCCGCATCCTGCTGCTGGGCGATGCGGCGCACAGCCTGTCGCTCATTTCCGGCCAGGGGGCGGGAGTGGCGCTGGCCTCGGCGTCGATCCTGGCCGAAGAACTGGAGCGCGCTGCTGCAGGTGGAGTGGCGCCGTCCTCATCTGCACTGGAGAGTGCCCTGGCGCGTCATGATCAGCGCCTGCGGCCCACCATCCTGCGCTTGCAGCATCGCAGCCGCAAGCTGGCGCCGATGTATGTGCCGTCCTCCCGGGTGGGCTTCGCGCTGCGTAATCTTGTGTTGCGGACCATGCCGGACGTGCTGCTCAAGAAATACTTCGCCAGCGGACTGAAATCGGAGGCGCAAGCCCTGGCCGCGCTGGCTTGA
- a CDS encoding TonB-dependent receptor, with translation MHGFASPLLPILHTAIAAACAAWASPVLAQQVGAADERTRLAPVIVTANKREQTLESVNGSVVVLEQPQLDDAQVRNTQDLGRVLPGVQMAGSGSMHYPLISVRGVTSAQDFYNPALTLYVDGVPQMPILVNQSLLDVERVELLKGPQGTLYGKSAEGGVINVTTRQPDNTVRAGLRAGWSSRDGNLLEGTLALPLVKDMLYASVALRHDDAPGDLHNPATGADRQGGVRSRSGMVRLRLAPPGAPWQASLAAGRECARSRQDAYVAFNDIDSRKIYVQSGMPKALTDFSQRRCGDSQSLSAVYDGGPWKLSALAGWQQAETDRSYLFGPYYTAQPEHWRQDMQEIRLASQGQNRAWDGLFGLYRQATGQSRRYRNDLPSFGFNALDTQSHNETESVAAYGDLTWHATAALDLSGGLRFTHDRARTAFGGTALNFATFTQQPFGGASSTSDDSVLGRLSAGFRLDPVWRLYTSLAQGYKPGGYNLAPSSVADARAFSRERATSYEVGARWNGQHVQGSIAAYRIDIKDAQLYQGDTVGYQSLRNVGDSRSTGLEFDLAWSLSRQWTLNASGFVNRARFTRYVASSACTACGSNEVPFAPRHGLKLGLQGDLSSPVGNWRPQLNARYLGAQYFDTANTLRQSSYTLIDAALAWQVRLDTELAFYAHNLTDRAYRTYAFSGGAQLGNFAQVASGRTLGLTLSYTS, from the coding sequence ATGCATGGTTTTGCGTCCCCCCTCCTGCCCATCCTGCATACGGCCATCGCCGCAGCATGCGCCGCCTGGGCCAGCCCGGTCCTGGCGCAGCAGGTGGGCGCTGCCGATGAGCGCACACGGTTGGCGCCCGTCATCGTCACGGCCAACAAGCGCGAACAGACCCTGGAGAGCGTCAATGGCAGCGTGGTGGTGCTTGAACAACCCCAGCTCGACGATGCGCAGGTGCGCAACACCCAGGACCTGGGGCGCGTCCTGCCGGGTGTGCAGATGGCCGGCAGTGGTTCGATGCACTATCCGCTCATCAGCGTACGCGGCGTCACGTCGGCGCAAGACTTCTACAATCCCGCGCTCACGCTGTATGTGGATGGGGTGCCGCAGATGCCCATCCTGGTGAACCAGTCGCTGCTGGACGTGGAGCGCGTCGAATTGCTCAAGGGGCCGCAGGGAACCCTGTATGGCAAGAGCGCCGAGGGCGGCGTGATCAACGTGACCACGCGCCAGCCCGACAATACGGTACGGGCAGGCTTGCGCGCCGGTTGGTCCAGCCGCGACGGCAATCTGCTGGAAGGCACGCTGGCCCTGCCGCTGGTGAAGGACATGCTGTACGCCTCGGTGGCGCTGCGTCACGACGATGCGCCTGGCGACCTGCACAACCCTGCTACCGGGGCTGACCGCCAGGGCGGGGTGCGCAGCAGGAGCGGCATGGTCAGGCTGCGTCTGGCGCCCCCGGGCGCGCCGTGGCAGGCCAGCCTGGCGGCCGGGCGCGAGTGCGCGCGTTCCCGCCAGGACGCCTATGTCGCCTTCAACGACATCGACAGCCGCAAGATCTACGTGCAGAGCGGGATGCCGAAGGCGCTGACGGATTTTTCGCAACGCCGCTGCGGTGATAGCCAATCGCTGTCCGCGGTTTACGATGGCGGGCCATGGAAGCTCTCGGCGCTGGCCGGGTGGCAGCAGGCCGAGACCGACCGCAGCTATCTGTTTGGCCCGTATTACACCGCCCAACCCGAACACTGGCGCCAGGACATGCAAGAGATCCGGCTTGCATCCCAAGGCCAGAACCGCGCCTGGGATGGCCTGTTCGGCCTGTATCGCCAGGCGACGGGCCAGAGCCGGCGCTATCGCAATGACCTGCCATCGTTTGGCTTCAACGCGCTCGATACGCAATCGCACAACGAGACCGAATCGGTGGCGGCCTATGGCGACCTGACCTGGCACGCCACCGCGGCGCTGGACCTGTCAGGCGGCCTGCGTTTCACCCATGACCGAGCCCGTACTGCCTTCGGCGGGACCGCCCTGAATTTCGCCACCTTTACCCAGCAGCCCTTCGGCGGCGCCAGCAGCACCAGCGATGACAGCGTACTGGGACGTCTTTCTGCCGGGTTCAGGCTCGATCCCGTGTGGCGTCTCTACACCAGCCTGGCGCAGGGCTACAAGCCCGGTGGCTATAATCTCGCGCCCAGCAGCGTGGCTGATGCACGCGCATTTTCGCGCGAGCGCGCCACCAGCTATGAGGTCGGCGCGAGATGGAACGGACAGCACGTCCAGGGCAGCATCGCCGCTTACCGTATCGATATCAAGGATGCCCAGTTGTACCAGGGCGATACCGTGGGCTATCAATCGCTGCGCAACGTCGGCGACAGTCGTTCCACCGGCCTCGAATTCGATCTGGCCTGGAGCCTGAGCCGGCAGTGGACATTGAACGCATCCGGTTTCGTCAACCGTGCGCGCTTCACCCGCTATGTGGCCTCCAGCGCCTGTACTGCCTGCGGCAGCAACGAGGTGCCGTTCGCGCCGCGGCATGGTCTCAAGCTCGGCTTGCAGGGGGATCTGTCGTCCCCTGTCGGAAACTGGCGCCCGCAGCTCAATGCGCGCTATCTCGGCGCGCAATACTTCGATACCGCCAATACCCTGCGCCAGAGCTCCTATACGCTCATCGACGCGGCGCTGGCCTGGCAGGTCCGTCTCGATACCGAACTGGCCTTCTATGCCCACAACCTGACCGACCGCGCTTACCGCACCTATGCCTTCTCCGGTGGCGCGCAACTCGGCAACTTTGCCCAGGTCGCCAGCGGCCGCACCCTGGGCCTCACCCTCAGCTACACCTCCTGA
- a CDS encoding helix-turn-helix transcriptional regulator has product MDQYNGNWSMAEDGSLSLEHHPLLPSVVLPAEWADMMRLDELAGGITITGWHGHPRQALDVRATGPALFCVALLLEGRAAMALDGGPLLELEAGMAVIQTADRPVAGRFCVEGGSAIRLVDIRFTPEALAAVGGRPLSSLQRDLLRDCSLPEAGALMGGLHAPPVMLRIATDILQCDFSGDLRCLYLRAKALETLAQLLQHLRCGARGEVGTREQRQLLQARQLLEQRYAESWSVDRLAQAVGLNQKKLQAGFRAMAGRTVHAHLRELRLHAAAAMLAEGMGVADTALAVGFSNLSHFSKSFRQTHGVTPSQWKQHAKEYRT; this is encoded by the coding sequence ATGGATCAGTACAACGGCAACTGGAGCATGGCCGAGGATGGCAGCCTCAGCCTGGAACATCACCCGCTGTTGCCCAGCGTCGTCCTGCCCGCCGAATGGGCCGACATGATGCGGCTGGATGAACTGGCGGGCGGCATCACCATCACCGGCTGGCACGGCCATCCGCGCCAGGCGCTCGATGTCAGGGCGACCGGACCGGCCCTGTTCTGCGTGGCCCTGCTGCTGGAAGGACGGGCCGCCATGGCGCTCGATGGTGGTCCCCTGCTGGAGCTCGAGGCCGGCATGGCAGTCATCCAGACCGCCGACCGGCCAGTGGCTGGACGCTTCTGCGTAGAGGGCGGCTCAGCCATCCGGTTGGTGGACATCCGCTTCACGCCCGAGGCGCTGGCCGCAGTCGGTGGCCGCCCCTTGTCGAGCCTGCAGCGCGACCTGCTGCGTGATTGCAGCCTTCCCGAGGCCGGCGCGCTGATGGGAGGCTTGCACGCGCCGCCAGTCATGCTGCGCATCGCCACCGATATCTTGCAGTGCGATTTCAGCGGCGATCTGCGTTGCCTGTATCTGCGCGCCAAGGCGCTGGAAACGCTGGCGCAGCTGCTACAGCACCTGCGCTGTGGCGCCCGCGGCGAAGTCGGTACGCGAGAACAACGGCAGCTGCTGCAGGCGCGCCAGCTACTGGAACAGCGCTACGCCGAGTCATGGAGCGTCGACAGGCTGGCGCAGGCAGTGGGACTGAACCAGAAGAAATTGCAGGCGGGTTTTCGGGCCATGGCCGGGCGCACCGTCCATGCCCACCTGCGCGAGCTGAGGCTGCATGCGGCGGCGGCCATGTTGGCCGAGGGGATGGGAGTGGCCGATACGGCGTTGGCCGTGGGGTTTTCCAACCTGAGCCATTTCAGCAAGAGCTTTCGCCAGACCCACGGTGTGACGCCCAGTCAATGGAAGCAGCACGCTAAAGAATATCGTACGTGA
- a CDS encoding cobyric acid synthase: protein MAEFPFHTLMIQGTTSDAGKSTLAAALCRLLKKDGVSVAPFKPQNMALNSAVTSDGGEIGRAQALQAQAAGIAPHTDMNPVLLKPSSDTGAQVIVHGKVRADMNARDYHRYKTEAMQAVLQSYARLRAQYACVIVEGAGSPAEINLRARDIANMGFAEAVDCPVIIVADIDRGGVFAHLTGTLDCLSESERARVIGFVINRFRGDISLLQAGLDWLEQRTGKPVLAVLPYLHGLHLDAEDAVAATQEVKGDFRIVVPVFPRISNHTDFDALRAHPGVDLRFIGPGQPVPPADLIILPGSKNTRGDLRWLREHGWEAAIARHLRYGGKVIGICGGFQMLGESVDDPHGVEGAPGSSAGLGLLAMRTELTRDKRLLQVSGHCAVGDRSAPVRGYEIHMGVSSGAALARPAFVIEGRGEGAQSADGQILGSYLHGMFDTPQALGALLDWAGLAGAEPVDLDALREVSLERLAESCRPLYEALQRLPTRFGRT from the coding sequence GTGGCTGAGTTTCCCTTCCATACCCTGATGATCCAGGGCACCACTTCCGATGCCGGCAAGAGCACGCTGGCTGCCGCCCTGTGCCGCCTGCTCAAGAAGGACGGCGTGAGCGTGGCGCCCTTCAAGCCGCAGAACATGGCCTTGAACAGCGCCGTTACCAGTGACGGCGGCGAGATCGGTCGCGCCCAGGCCCTGCAGGCGCAGGCCGCCGGCATCGCCCCGCATACCGACATGAACCCGGTGCTGCTCAAGCCCTCCAGCGACACCGGCGCGCAGGTCATCGTGCACGGCAAGGTGCGCGCCGACATGAACGCCCGCGACTACCACCGCTACAAGACCGAAGCCATGCAGGCCGTGCTGCAATCCTATGCGCGTCTGCGGGCGCAGTACGCTTGCGTGATCGTCGAGGGGGCGGGCAGTCCGGCCGAGATCAACCTGCGCGCGCGCGATATCGCCAACATGGGCTTTGCCGAGGCGGTCGATTGCCCGGTCATCATCGTGGCCGACATCGATCGCGGCGGTGTCTTCGCGCATTTGACCGGCACGCTGGATTGCCTCTCCGAGAGCGAGCGGGCCAGGGTGATCGGCTTTGTCATCAACCGTTTCCGGGGGGATATCAGCCTCTTGCAAGCGGGACTGGACTGGCTGGAACAACGCACCGGCAAGCCGGTGCTGGCGGTACTGCCGTATCTGCATGGCCTGCATCTGGACGCCGAAGATGCGGTGGCGGCCACGCAGGAGGTCAAGGGCGATTTCCGCATCGTCGTGCCGGTGTTCCCGCGCATCAGCAACCATACCGATTTCGACGCGCTGCGCGCCCATCCGGGGGTGGATCTGCGTTTCATCGGACCGGGCCAGCCGGTGCCACCGGCCGATCTCATCATCCTGCCCGGCAGCAAGAACACCCGCGGCGACCTGCGCTGGCTGCGGGAACACGGCTGGGAGGCCGCCATCGCGCGCCACCTGCGCTATGGCGGCAAGGTGATCGGCATCTGTGGCGGCTTCCAGATGCTGGGGGAGAGCGTGGATGACCCGCACGGCGTGGAAGGCGCGCCGGGCAGCAGTGCCGGACTCGGACTGCTGGCGATGCGCACCGAGCTCACCCGGGACAAGCGGCTGTTGCAGGTCAGCGGGCACTGCGCTGTTGGTGACAGGAGCGCGCCGGTGCGCGGCTACGAAATCCACATGGGAGTGTCATCCGGTGCGGCGCTGGCGCGCCCGGCCTTCGTGATCGAAGGCCGTGGCGAGGGCGCGCAATCGGCCGATGGCCAGATCCTGGGCAGCTACCTGCACGGCATGTTCGACACGCCGCAAGCCCTGGGCGCATTGCTGGACTGGGCCGGATTGGCCGGCGCCGAGCCGGTGGACCTGGATGCGCTGCGCGAGGTCAGCCTGGAGCGCCTGGCCGAATCCTGCCGGCCCTTGTATGAGGCCTTGCAGCGCCTGCCCACGCGGTTTGGCCGGACGTGA
- the cobD gene encoding threonine-phosphate decarboxylase CobD gives MLEHGGNLNDAARHYGRARAQWLDVSTGINPQPYPAPAPLADAWHRLPEPSAALEQAACDYYGAPRMLAVAGTQAAIQALPQLRLRRDGRPAQVVVAAPIYAEHAHCWRRCGHEVSEVPYEALDQAVQSPSCQVLVLCNPNNPTGALVEPERLLRWAAQLAERGGWLVVDEAFGDTLTHYSVAAHTPQTGLIVLRSVGKFFGLAGLRLGFVAAAPALLAELADWLGPWTISGPAQQIGCAALRDRDWQAQTRQRLQAQGQRLQQLLARHGIAAQGTALFQWWPEPQAQAFHACMAEAGVWVRLFTRGAGGIRIGLPPDDAGWQRLHEALTTWSQRG, from the coding sequence ATGCTTGAACATGGCGGCAATCTCAACGACGCTGCGCGGCATTATGGCCGTGCGCGTGCGCAATGGCTGGATGTCTCCACCGGCATCAATCCACAGCCCTATCCTGCGCCCGCACCACTGGCCGATGCCTGGCACCGCCTGCCCGAACCATCGGCGGCGCTGGAGCAGGCTGCCTGCGACTACTATGGCGCGCCGCGCATGCTGGCCGTGGCCGGCACCCAGGCAGCCATCCAGGCGCTGCCGCAACTGCGCCTGCGCCGCGATGGACGCCCGGCGCAGGTGGTGGTGGCCGCACCCATCTATGCCGAGCATGCGCACTGCTGGCGACGCTGCGGCCATGAGGTCAGCGAAGTCCCCTATGAGGCGCTGGACCAGGCCGTGCAGAGCCCATCCTGCCAGGTGCTGGTGCTGTGCAATCCCAACAATCCCACCGGTGCGCTGGTGGAACCGGAACGTCTGCTGCGCTGGGCCGCGCAACTGGCTGAGCGCGGCGGTTGGCTGGTGGTCGATGAAGCCTTTGGCGACACGCTCACGCACTACAGCGTGGCGGCTCACACCCCTCAGACTGGCCTGATCGTGTTGCGCTCGGTGGGCAAGTTCTTCGGCCTGGCGGGCTTGCGCCTGGGCTTTGTCGCCGCTGCGCCGGCGCTGCTGGCCGAACTGGCGGACTGGCTGGGACCGTGGACCATCAGTGGCCCGGCCCAGCAGATCGGTTGCGCCGCCTTGCGCGACCGTGACTGGCAAGCGCAGACGCGCCAGCGCCTGCAGGCGCAAGGTCAGCGTCTGCAGCAGTTGCTGGCCCGGCATGGCATCGCAGCGCAGGGCACGGCCTTGTTCCAGTGGTGGCCTGAGCCACAGGCGCAGGCTTTCCATGCGTGCATGGCCGAAGCAGGGGTCTGGGTACGCCTGTTCACCCGAGGCGCAGGCGGCATCCGCATCGGCTTGCCGCCCGATGACGCCGGCTGGCAGCGTCTGCATGAGGCCTTGACTACCTGGAGCCAACGTGGCTGA
- the cbiB gene encoding adenosylcobinamide-phosphate synthase CbiB: MLIGLSWPWLAVLMALGLALDLRLGEARRWHPLVGFGRLAQRIEAALNRAPGLRLRGVLAWALAVLPPVLLAAWLIAQTPWWLAALLHAGLLYFCIGLRSLREHTLPIAQALGAGELAQARRLTAWIVSRDTRSASEQELAKAGVESLLENGNDAVFGTLFWFLLAGGPGALLFRLSNTLDAMWGYRNARFLYFGWAAARIDDALNWCPARLTALSYAVLGQRRQALACWKEQAPAWSSPNAGPVMAAGAGALGLALGGAAVYDGEVEQRPPLGCGVAPQGADIVRAWRLVAMSAALWMAVVAAVALPWLLGGALHA, translated from the coding sequence ATGCTGATCGGCCTGTCGTGGCCCTGGCTGGCCGTGCTCATGGCGCTGGGCCTGGCCCTGGACCTGCGCCTGGGCGAGGCGCGGCGCTGGCATCCGCTGGTCGGTTTCGGGCGGCTGGCGCAGCGCATCGAGGCCGCGCTCAACCGGGCTCCCGGATTGCGGCTGCGCGGTGTGCTGGCCTGGGCGCTGGCGGTCTTGCCGCCGGTGCTGCTGGCGGCCTGGCTGATCGCGCAGACGCCCTGGTGGCTGGCCGCACTGCTGCATGCTGGACTGCTGTATTTCTGCATCGGCCTGCGCAGCCTGCGCGAACACACCTTGCCGATTGCCCAGGCGCTGGGGGCCGGCGAGCTGGCGCAGGCGCGCCGCCTGACTGCCTGGATCGTCAGCCGCGACACCCGCAGCGCCAGCGAGCAAGAGCTGGCCAAGGCGGGCGTGGAATCGCTGCTGGAAAACGGCAATGACGCCGTCTTCGGTACGCTGTTCTGGTTCCTCCTCGCCGGTGGTCCGGGCGCTTTGCTGTTTCGCCTGTCCAATACCCTGGATGCGATGTGGGGCTACCGCAATGCGCGCTTCCTGTATTTCGGCTGGGCCGCGGCGCGCATCGACGATGCCTTGAACTGGTGTCCCGCGCGCCTGACGGCCCTGAGCTATGCCGTGCTCGGCCAGCGCCGCCAGGCCCTGGCCTGCTGGAAGGAACAGGCGCCGGCCTGGAGCAGTCCCAATGCCGGCCCGGTGATGGCTGCCGGCGCAGGTGCGCTGGGCCTGGCGCTGGGTGGCGCTGCGGTCTACGACGGGGAAGTGGAGCAGCGTCCGCCGCTGGGTTGCGGCGTCGCTCCGCAAGGGGCGGACATCGTGCGCGCCTGGCGGCTGGTGGCCATGAGTGCGGCGCTATGGATGGCCGTGGTCGCCGCAGTGGCGCTGCCGTGGCTGCTGGGAGGGGCGCTGCATGCTTGA
- the cobU gene encoding bifunctional adenosylcobinamide kinase/adenosylcobinamide-phosphate guanylyltransferase, protein MNTAPTRRSLIFGGARSGKSAHAERLALAALASQAQAGGEILYLATASRSASGDDAEMQQRIDQHQQRRSELGGRWRTVEEPLALGAALRTHAQPGQVVLVDCLTVWLANLLFADGIEFPDAGPIVPPPAFTRQREDFLLALQEVRGEVILVSNEVGMGIVPQGAISRWFVDEAGRLNQAVAAQCERVQWVAAGLPLSLKDLPC, encoded by the coding sequence ATGAATACCGCTCCTACCCGGCGCAGTCTCATCTTTGGCGGCGCACGTTCCGGCAAGAGCGCCCACGCCGAACGGTTGGCGCTGGCCGCGCTGGCCTCGCAGGCCCAGGCAGGCGGCGAGATCCTCTATCTCGCCACCGCCAGCCGCAGCGCCAGCGGCGATGACGCCGAGATGCAGCAGCGCATCGATCAGCATCAGCAGCGCCGCAGCGAACTGGGCGGGCGCTGGCGCACCGTGGAAGAACCCCTGGCGCTGGGTGCGGCCTTGCGCACGCACGCGCAGCCGGGCCAGGTGGTGCTGGTCGATTGCCTTACCGTCTGGCTGGCCAATCTGCTCTTTGCCGATGGCATCGAATTTCCCGACGCCGGACCGATCGTGCCTCCGCCGGCCTTCACCCGGCAGCGCGAGGATTTCCTGCTGGCTTTGCAGGAGGTGCGCGGCGAAGTCATCCTGGTCTCCAACGAGGTCGGCATGGGCATCGTGCCGCAGGGCGCGATCTCGCGCTGGTTCGTCGATGAGGCCGGACGCCTGAACCAGGCTGTGGCGGCCCAGTGCGAACGGGTGCAATGGGTGGCGGCGGGCTTGCCCCTGAGTTTGAAGGACCTGCCATGCTGA
- the bluB gene encoding 5,6-dimethylbenzimidazole synthase, with protein MNPHRYAQPEIEAIYRVIRERRDMRHFLPDAVAPELLQRLLQAAHHAPSVGFMQPWRFLRIRSAALRRQIHALVEQERIATAQALGQREQEFMRLKVEGILECGEVLVAALMDQRERHVFGRRTMPQMDLASLSCALQNMWLAARAEGLGMGWVSLFDPAALAQLLRMPDGAAPVAVLCLGHVPAFYDKPMLEQEQWAARQPLADLVFDDHWPAGEEGSA; from the coding sequence ATGAATCCGCACCGCTACGCGCAGCCAGAGATCGAGGCCATCTACCGCGTCATCCGCGAGCGGCGCGACATGCGTCACTTCCTGCCCGATGCGGTCGCGCCGGAGCTGCTGCAGCGCCTGCTGCAAGCGGCGCACCACGCGCCCAGCGTGGGCTTCATGCAGCCCTGGCGCTTCCTGCGCATCCGCAGCGCAGCGCTGCGGCGGCAGATCCATGCGCTGGTCGAGCAGGAACGCATCGCCACCGCCCAGGCCCTGGGCCAGCGCGAGCAGGAATTCATGCGCCTGAAGGTGGAGGGCATCCTCGAATGCGGCGAAGTGTTGGTGGCGGCCTTGATGGACCAGCGCGAGCGCCATGTCTTTGGCCGCCGCACCATGCCGCAGATGGACCTGGCTTCGCTGTCCTGTGCGCTGCAGAACATGTGGCTGGCCGCGCGGGCCGAAGGGCTGGGCATGGGCTGGGTCTCGCTGTTCGATCCGGCGGCGCTGGCGCAGCTGCTGCGCATGCCCGATGGCGCCGCGCCGGTGGCGGTGCTGTGCCTGGGCCATGTGCCGGCCTTCTACGACAAGCCCATGCTGGAGCAGGAGCAATGGGCTGCGCGCCAGCCGCTGGCCGACCTGGTGTTCGACGATCATTGGCCCGCAGGCGAGGAGGGCTCAGCATGA